AACATGAACTGCAGGCAAATAGCATGGAATCAAAAAGGTAATACCTTAACAAAACGAGGGGACCGGCGAACTGATGCAGGGGACAGAATCGATAGTTTATCCCCTCTTCCAAGATTAACTTTCTTTGACTGTCCGTTTACTTGATGTGGATACTCATTTTCCTTCATGGGAGAGTCACTTCTGTCAGCTGAAACTGACATAACGGGAGCAGACACAGATACTGTCGTAGACTCTTGATGAAGACTTGAAGATTGTATTGAAGTTCCTACTGTGTGAAGAACAATACAATTTCTTTTATAAATACTGAATTGCTTGTAAAAAAACACAGACAAGAGCCTATTTGTCAAACGTCACTACATATCCATGGTTGCCCATAAATTTGGCTAGATTTATGAAAAATTATGTGGAAAGGGTTCCCAAAAAAGGAACCACGTGATATAGGATGCAGGTTAAAATCTCTACCAATCGATGCAGCTTCTTGAAACTTCTCTCTCATTGTTCTAACAAATTTGAATAAGCCATTGGTTCTATTCAACTCGTGGACCAACTCTTTAGTGTCATTCAAGTGGGGATTACAAGCCAACACTGAAAATCaagagaaaaaatgaaaaatagataTGACAATAACAGATTCAACAATGATATATAGTCAACATGTAGGCATAGCTTACAAGAATATGTATCATCTTCATGGCAAATGGTAAAAGTGTACTCCTCACACGGATTGCTCAAGTTGATGTAGTTGAATGTGAATTTCACCCCTAATGATACCATAAACTTGTAGATAGAAAATTTCCAAGGAAAAACCTAATAAATCTTTGAAAATGAAATGGCTATGATTACCTCTTCCACCTTCAATTTGGAAACCAAGAACCCTATTATACCATAATATTGCCTCTAGAATTTCCCCTTTGtgttcaatgtcatggtttgcCTTTCCTTTGGATGTTGAGAAAACCATAAATAATACCAAAAGGTGAAAAAGGAAGAGACAGAATAATCAGTAATTTTATTACCTATGTTACAATTCAAAGTGTTAGAGCATCAAATCAAATCCAAATACGTTTTTTGAAATAACTGATAaagaaagaaaacacaagaaatgtTACAGCATGGGCATGCCTGATTTGAGAAAGCAATTTCTTTTAAGAAATTGTAATCTACATGAAGGGCAACTTTAGGACATTATAGCATGCCATGATTCAAAATCCACAAACATTAACAGAATCTCTCTCCCTGCCAATCAAATTCCTATAAATTATAATGGTGTAAACAATTCatacattagaaacaaaacactaGTTAGGCTGACTCTGTAAACTTAATAACTGTTGATACTGATGTTTCATAGAAGAGCTGTCAAAACATCTCTCGCGATACTGAATCAAATCTGTGATTCCACGATTAACTGGCCCTTATATTCTCAAATTCTGGCCTAAGCTTCATAAGAAATTGCAGCACCCTACTTCTGTCTCTTTCTTTCTTTAAACTGTATAAGCTGATTTGTCAACAAGACTCAGAAACCATATCAAGTTCAATCCATAATTCTAAGAGTTCAGAGTAAAATGTCCATACGTCCCTATCATCTTGACTGAGTTTAGTAATTTCATATTCTATTTCAAATAGTCTAGTATAATTTGGCTgagaatataacttgtaaatggATCCAAATTGCACTAGCAGTATTACAAGGTCTCAAGCTCAGAGCTATGTCTTTCTCTACTGAATTTAAAATCCAAGTAATAATTCTAGAATTATTAACTCTCCATTTCGCTTTTTCTTTATCATCTGTAGGTTCTTCCAACGAACCACCCAAAACATTCAAAAGTTccttcccttcaataaaaatacaaaaatgaaATTCCCATAGAGCATAATTCACCCTAGGTAAGATGGATAAAATGAGTAGCGACATCAGAAAAGGTATAAAGCATTCCACAATACCATGCCCATGCTGATAGATGCCTGCCCTGCATGAGTTCTCCCAGTGCCATAACATTAACAAGTCCAAACAATTTGATAACACATCCCAAGAAACCTCAACCTTTCATAATCTTTTGTATCCAAACTCAACTAACAATTGAAGTGGCCAGTCTAACCCCTCATTCATGGTCCACATTCACCAAACTTGAGTTTCAATGAGATATCCTATGCTAACAATTGTCTCCTCTTATTCAAGTTGGTTGACAAAACAA
Above is a genomic segment from Hevea brasiliensis isolate MT/VB/25A 57/8 chromosome 17, ASM3005281v1, whole genome shotgun sequence containing:
- the LOC110642599 gene encoding kinetochore protein SPC25 homolog isoform X2 codes for the protein MESLRLICDREIPVALQKADSFAASFAYSLDSTAARVEDTLQDQGKLGKIKSSLRDAEDDFVKVLAVKTRKEAKQLAIRDSISATRTRIEELKKTVLVQRARRDEYAAIMSQRPLGKANHDIEHKGEILEAILWYNRVLGFQIEGGRGVKFTFNYINLSNPCEEYTFTICHEDDTYSLLACNPHLNDTKELVHELNRTNGLFKFVRTMREKFQEAASIGTSIQSSSLHQESTTVSVSAPVMSVSADRSDSPMKENEYPHQVNGQSKKVNLGRGDKLSILSPASVRRSPRFVKRKE
- the LOC110642599 gene encoding kinetochore protein SPC25 homolog isoform X1, coding for MESLRLICDREIPVALQKADSFAASFAYSLDSTAARVEDTLQDQGKLGKIKSSLRDAEDDFVKVLAVKTRKEAKQLAIRDSISATRTRIEELKKTVLVQRARRDEYAAIMSQRPLGKANHDIEHKGEILEAILWYNRVLGFQIEGGRGVKFTFNYINLSNPCEEYTFTICHEDDTYSLLACNPHLNDTKELVHELNRTNGLFKFVRTMREKFQEAASIVGTSIQSSSLHQESTTVSVSAPVMSVSADRSDSPMKENEYPHQVNGQSKKVNLGRGDKLSILSPASVRRSPRFVKRKE